The following proteins are encoded in a genomic region of Gimesia algae:
- a CDS encoding BatA domain-containing protein — MNALYFQPVFAFGFASPWLLMGLLAAGVPILIHLLHKRKFIETEWAAMKFLLAATRKYSRRVRFEQLLILLVRCLILLLLAVAFSRPYWSLQGAFFEAAAPVHRILVVDTSFSMRWQGEEESLFEEAKEIARSIVSASRQGDAFQLIQISSASPQKLISRPSRQQAYVLEELSKLQPTQEFGNAGQALQAALEFLGQAQELAHKEVIVISDFQAESWSPQMAEQGNSRILSLMEALSKKATLILKDVGATEESNLAIVDFNSKSLFATLNQPVRLSVTLHNFGLLNQDNVNLQLYVDQQLVNQKQVNLPASTDTQADFTHQFTRVGDHRLEVRLADDRLPLDNHRWKVMPVKKEINVLLVNGRRSTEAMGRATDFLELALSPSLQEQPWQGIIKPHVINEGELATTELSLYDAVVICDVALFTDHERDLLKHYVRRGGGLIFSLGEQVNVKNYNQTIFQPEQGLLSLKLRDRRGDARKHTTLFEFDPLQYQHPVIEIFKGNPDAGLETTHIYEYFQTELPPDPDTRLILNYDTNDPAILEGSLGRGKVILITTSLDRLWGTWAIWPSFPPMVNELVLYVATGKWGSREVRVGQPLEIMTQENQLTLTPQMVAPDQEKYPLRSVLDSKDESRTITFQQTLLSGIYELDWESAATENTLYAVNVSPQESNLNHIGPQVVPPQYFRRPEGTESQLAEVPEERSSQAGLAENLLLTVLALIVVEQLLLWRFSAGALTFLAVMLISCLSLFFLR, encoded by the coding sequence ATGAACGCATTGTATTTTCAGCCCGTATTCGCATTTGGATTTGCCAGTCCCTGGCTGCTGATGGGACTGCTGGCGGCTGGAGTTCCCATCCTGATCCATTTGCTGCATAAGCGGAAGTTCATCGAAACCGAATGGGCGGCCATGAAGTTTCTGCTGGCGGCGACCCGGAAATATTCCCGGCGGGTGCGCTTCGAGCAACTGTTGATTCTGCTTGTCAGGTGTCTGATCCTGCTGCTGCTGGCGGTTGCATTTTCACGCCCCTACTGGTCACTGCAAGGTGCCTTTTTTGAAGCTGCGGCACCCGTTCATCGGATTCTGGTCGTGGATACTTCCTTCAGCATGCGCTGGCAGGGAGAGGAAGAGTCCCTGTTTGAGGAGGCCAAAGAAATTGCGCGGTCGATTGTGTCAGCTTCCAGGCAGGGAGACGCGTTTCAACTGATTCAGATTTCCAGCGCTTCACCACAGAAACTGATTTCCCGTCCTTCTCGGCAGCAGGCCTATGTTCTCGAGGAACTTTCGAAACTGCAACCGACACAGGAATTTGGTAATGCAGGGCAGGCGCTGCAGGCGGCGCTGGAATTTCTGGGACAGGCACAGGAACTGGCGCATAAAGAGGTGATTGTCATCAGCGATTTCCAGGCGGAGAGCTGGTCCCCTCAGATGGCGGAGCAGGGAAATTCACGCATCCTGTCCTTGATGGAAGCATTATCAAAAAAAGCGACGCTGATTCTCAAAGATGTGGGCGCCACGGAAGAATCGAATCTTGCCATCGTCGATTTTAACAGCAAGTCATTATTTGCCACATTGAATCAGCCGGTTCGATTGAGTGTCACCCTGCATAATTTTGGTCTTCTGAATCAGGATAATGTCAATCTACAGTTGTATGTGGACCAGCAACTGGTCAATCAGAAGCAGGTGAACCTGCCGGCGAGTACCGACACACAAGCGGATTTTACCCACCAGTTTACCCGTGTTGGCGATCATCGACTGGAAGTCCGACTTGCCGATGATCGACTGCCGTTGGACAACCATCGCTGGAAGGTCATGCCGGTCAAAAAAGAAATCAATGTTCTGCTGGTCAATGGCAGGCGTTCGACCGAAGCCATGGGCCGCGCGACAGATTTTCTGGAACTGGCTTTATCTCCCTCGCTGCAGGAGCAACCCTGGCAGGGAATTATCAAACCGCATGTGATCAATGAAGGCGAACTGGCGACCACCGAGCTGAGCCTGTACGACGCGGTCGTCATCTGTGATGTCGCGCTGTTTACCGATCATGAACGCGATCTCTTAAAGCATTATGTCAGACGCGGAGGCGGGTTGATCTTCAGCCTCGGCGAGCAGGTGAACGTCAAGAATTATAACCAGACGATCTTCCAACCAGAGCAGGGGCTGTTATCCCTGAAATTACGGGACCGTCGAGGGGATGCCCGCAAGCATACCACACTGTTTGAGTTTGATCCTCTGCAGTATCAGCATCCTGTCATTGAAATCTTCAAGGGAAATCCTGACGCCGGTCTGGAAACCACGCATATCTACGAATACTTTCAAACAGAACTTCCCCCCGATCCCGATACGCGGCTGATTTTGAATTATGATACGAATGATCCGGCAATTCTCGAAGGTTCACTCGGGCGGGGAAAAGTGATTCTGATTACCACCTCGCTCGATCGGCTCTGGGGGACGTGGGCAATCTGGCCCAGTTTTCCGCCGATGGTGAATGAACTCGTGCTATACGTCGCGACGGGCAAATGGGGCAGTCGCGAGGTCCGGGTGGGGCAGCCTCTGGAAATCATGACTCAGGAAAACCAGCTGACACTCACTCCCCAGATGGTCGCGCCCGACCAGGAAAAGTATCCACTCAGAAGTGTCCTCGACAGCAAGGATGAGTCCCGCACGATTACCTTCCAGCAGACTTTGCTCTCGGGAATCTATGAACTGGACTGGGAGTCGGCTGCGACAGAAAATACGCTCTATGCGGTGAATGTTTCTCCGCAGGAAAGTAATTTGAATCATATTGGACCACAGGTTGTTCCACCTCAATATTTTCGTCGGCCGGAAGGAACTGAAAGTCAGCTGGCAGAAGTGCCGGAAGAACGCAGTTCACAGGCAGGGCTGGCTGAAAACCTGTTGCTGACAGTGCTGGCTCTGATCGTGGTCGAACAGTTATTGCTCTGGCGGTTTTCTGCCGGCGCGTTGACGTTTCTGGCGGTCATGCTGATCTCCTGTCTGAGCCTGTTTTTCCTGCGCTAA
- a CDS encoding DUF58 domain-containing protein, giving the protein MDDYRKYLDPQTLAKVQNLDLAARQIVEGYVSGAHKSPFHGFSAEFAQHREYATGDDLRYVDWKVYAKSDRYYLKQFEAETNFTCYLLLDCSESMRYRSEGTALSKWEYARLVAAALAYVVLKQQDAAGLCTVNDHVVDFLRPASQPTHLKQIYHTLEHTEASGESGLGKVFHELAERINRRSLIIIISDLFDDLDSVMLGLKHFRHRKHDVSLLQVIDPAEQDFPFQEPVLFRGLENQPEQMAEPRSLKKAYQAEFEKFLKAAQRGCRDLNMDYGLVRTDQTLDLALSTFLSHRQSRVGS; this is encoded by the coding sequence ATGGACGATTACCGCAAGTATTTAGATCCGCAGACGCTCGCTAAAGTTCAGAATCTGGATCTGGCGGCGCGACAGATTGTGGAAGGTTATGTTTCGGGCGCACACAAAAGCCCCTTTCATGGTTTTTCCGCCGAGTTTGCACAGCATCGGGAATATGCGACCGGCGATGACCTGCGCTACGTTGACTGGAAAGTGTATGCGAAATCGGATCGTTACTATCTTAAGCAGTTTGAAGCCGAAACCAATTTTACCTGCTATCTGCTGCTCGACTGTAGTGAATCCATGCGGTACCGTTCCGAGGGAACTGCGCTCTCCAAGTGGGAATACGCCCGTCTGGTCGCAGCCGCTTTGGCTTATGTGGTTCTCAAACAGCAGGATGCCGCCGGTTTGTGTACGGTCAATGATCATGTGGTCGATTTTCTCAGGCCGGCCAGTCAGCCCACCCATCTGAAACAGATTTATCACACCCTGGAACATACGGAAGCGTCGGGTGAATCTGGGCTGGGCAAGGTCTTTCACGAACTGGCGGAACGCATCAACCGCCGCAGTCTGATTATTATCATCAGCGATCTGTTTGATGATCTCGATTCGGTCATGCTGGGGTTAAAACATTTCCGTCACCGCAAACATGATGTCAGCCTGCTACAGGTGATTGATCCCGCGGAACAGGACTTCCCCTTTCAGGAACCGGTCCTTTTTCGCGGACTGGAAAATCAGCCGGAACAGATGGCGGAACCACGCTCACTCAAAAAAGCCTACCAGGCAGAGTTTGAAAAATTTCTGAAAGCAGCGCAGCGTGGCTGTCGCGATCTGAATATGGATTACGGACTGGTTCGTACCGATCAGACTCTGGATCTGGCGCTGTCAACTTTCCTCTCACACCGTCAATCACGGGTGGGCTCTTAG